A DNA window from Hevea brasiliensis isolate MT/VB/25A 57/8 unplaced genomic scaffold, ASM3005281v1 Scaf7, whole genome shotgun sequence contains the following coding sequences:
- the LOC110661957 gene encoding putative UDP-glucuronate:xylan alpha-glucuronosyltransferase 5, which produces MASHWPLRSFQRLFTVSLFFLCAALTFLALSFRPKPTHYYTRLLQAQANPNSHGSTWFDLVSKMVDTQKVKIGLVNVDDDDIKSIYYDTYYGSLAETVFVDFEPVSKDKIWEDFFPEWIDEDHKWGIPRCPEIPMPRLEDYVGLDVIVARVPCGGGGEEGKKKKGIRDVWRLQVNLVVANLAVANGWVQNPAAEYTERTMYVVFMGSCGAMQEIFRCDDLLTHVGDYWVYKPELRKLKQKVLMPVGSCQIAPPYAEKGQEIWKQILSKQTSRLNHITFQRVAYVTVLHSSEAYVCGAIALAQSIIQTKSTKELVLLHDSSITAKSLQGLRAAGWKARLIEPIRSPSARKGSYNEWNYSKLRIWQLIDYDKVIFIDADVIVLRNLDKFFLYPQLSASANDKVLFNSGIMVVEPSMCTFEDLMSKTTKLASYNGGDQGFLNEAFTWWHRLPSKLNHLKVFQRKGDPNHEIPEDLYAIHLLGWKPWMCYRDYDCNWDMVVRHIFASDSAHRRWWQIYDAMPKKLQKFCGLTRQMDERMRKWRSIAKKEGLPDGHWKIKATDPRRHHLIS; this is translated from the exons ATGGCCTCTCATTGGCCCCTAAGATCATTTCAAAGACTCTTCactgtctctctcttctttctATGTGCGGCCCTCACTTTTCTAGCTTTGTCTTTCAGGCCAAAACCCACCCATTATTACACTAGACTACTCCAGGCTCAGGCTAACCCTAATTCCCATGGCAGCACCTGGTTCGATCTTGTTTCCAAAATGGTCGATACCCAGAAAGTTAAGATTGGTCTGGTTAACGTAGATGATGATGATATAAAGAGTATTTATTATGATACGTATTATGGATCATTAGCAGAGACTGTTTTTGTGGATTTCGAACCTGTTTCCAAGGACAAAATATGGGAGGATTTTTTCCCAGAGTGGATAGATGAAGACCACAAGTGGGGTATACCACGGTGCCCGGAGATTCCCATGCCGAGACTAGAGGATTACGTCGGCTTGGATGTCATCGTGGCTAGGGTTccttgtggtggtggtggtgaagaagggaagaagaagaaaggaattaGGGATGTATGGAGGTTGCAAGTGAATTTGGTGGTGGCTAATCTTGCGGTGGCGAATGGGTGGGTGCAGAACCCAGCTGCAGAATACACTGAACGGACTATGTATGTTGTGTTCATGGGGTCCTGTGGAGCCATGCAAGAGATTTTCAGATGTGATGATCTATTAACTCACGTAGGTGATTATTGGGTGTACAAGCCTGAACTGAGGAAGCTGAAGCAAAAGGTACTAATGCCGGTTGGATCATGCCAGATTGCTCCACCATATGCAGAGAAAG gTCAAGAAATATGGAAACAAATACTATCAAAACAAACGAGCAGGCTCAACCACATCACATTCCAAAGGGTTGCCTATGTAACAGTCCTCCATTCCTCGGAAGCTTATGTCTGTGGTGCTATAGCTTTGGCTCAAAGTATAATTCAAACCAAATCTACAAAAGAGCTTGTCCTCCTCCATGATTCCTCCATAACTGCAAAGTCTCTTCAAGGTTTAAGAGCTGCTGGGTGGAAAGCCAGGTTGATAGAACCCATAAGAAGCCCCTCTGCTAGAAAGGGCTCATACAATGAGTGGAACTATAGCAAGCTTAGAATTTGGCAATTGATAGATTATGACAAAGTTATTTTCATAGATGCAGATGTTATAGTTCTTAGAAACTTGGATAAATTCTTTCTTTACCCTCAATTGTCAGCTTCTGCAAATGATAAGGTGTTATTCAACTCTGGAATCATGGTTGTAGAGCCATCGATGTGCACATTCGAAGATCTCATGTCGAAGACTACTAAGTTAGCTTCTTATAATGGAGGTGATCAAGGGTTTCTCAATGAAGCTTTCACTTGGTGGCATCGGTTGCCTTCAAAGTTAAATCATCTTAAGGTCTTCCAAAGAAAAGGAGACCCAAATCATGAAATCCCAGAAGACCTTTATGCTATTCATTTGTTGGGGTGGAAGCCATGGATGTGTTATAGGGACTATGACTGCAACTGGGACATGGTGGTTCGTCACATTTTTGCCAGTGACTCAGCTCACAGAAGGTGGTGGCAGATATATGATGCTATGCCAAAGAAATTGCAGAAATTTTGTGGGCTAACTAGGCAGATGGATGAGAGGATGAGGAAGTGGAGAAGTATAGCTAAGAAAGAAGGTTTGCCTGATGGACATTGGAAGATCAAGGCTACAGACCCTAGACGACATCATTTAATTTCTTGA